In a single window of the Streptomyces sp. WMMC940 genome:
- a CDS encoding tyrosine-type recombinase/integrase — protein MGYAENLGGYWRGRYKLAPGKYGTVRDADGDAIRFRTKAAAKKAADAEEAKLLAGTKKVPPERITFGTYVSRWYAAQDLAASTMQNYRRHIEEHLLPAFEDFAIADILSTDIAAWEKRERAVPYAATSVKTWRATLHLILADAVDEGLRDSNPATKRRGRGKRAGRSRNRGPEKAVTTALGILLLAERMALLSGRDDEFVGCMVKGYTGMRWGEVVGLEAEFVRPKSLRVEWQLYELDTGELHRCPPKDDSYRDIDAPDFLASLLADHIARTKPKPCECHGLAYVFRSHGTANGATTRPGAKLTDVARRAGVSSGTVSNVLNRPDAVAEPTRLKVLEAITDLGYVRNAGSGELAAHWRRSGFATWLFQPAVTGRYPGRGNQQEHPVPVVAEPWPGIPARGRGASKRAEACWVPIAPGLTPHGLRHTHKTLMREVGTPPKLMDERMGHEDGSVQSRYDHITSGMRQTLMTALTGMWEEALDARRAMSPGSPVAVLDALLKARR, from the coding sequence TTGGGGTATGCCGAGAATCTCGGCGGCTACTGGCGCGGCCGGTACAAGCTCGCGCCTGGCAAGTATGGAACGGTCCGCGATGCGGATGGTGATGCCATCCGCTTCCGGACCAAGGCAGCCGCGAAGAAGGCGGCGGATGCCGAAGAGGCGAAGTTGCTGGCGGGGACGAAGAAGGTGCCTCCGGAGCGGATCACCTTCGGTACCTACGTGAGCCGCTGGTATGCCGCGCAGGACTTGGCGGCGTCCACCATGCAGAACTACCGGCGGCACATCGAAGAGCATCTACTCCCCGCATTCGAGGACTTCGCCATCGCGGACATCCTGAGTACCGACATTGCCGCTTGGGAGAAGCGCGAGCGCGCCGTTCCCTATGCGGCTACCAGCGTCAAGACATGGCGGGCGACGCTGCACCTGATCCTTGCCGATGCTGTTGACGAGGGGCTGCGCGATTCCAACCCGGCAACCAAGCGGCGCGGACGCGGAAAGCGCGCTGGTCGCTCACGCAACCGTGGCCCGGAGAAGGCGGTTACGACGGCTCTCGGCATTCTGCTGCTCGCGGAGCGGATGGCGCTGCTGTCCGGCCGCGACGACGAGTTCGTTGGCTGCATGGTCAAGGGCTACACAGGCATGCGCTGGGGTGAAGTCGTGGGCCTTGAGGCCGAGTTCGTCCGGCCGAAGAGTCTTCGCGTGGAGTGGCAGCTCTACGAGCTGGATACCGGTGAACTGCATCGTTGCCCGCCCAAGGACGACTCCTACCGGGACATCGACGCTCCGGATTTCCTCGCCTCGCTTCTTGCCGACCACATTGCCCGGACGAAACCGAAGCCGTGTGAGTGCCACGGACTGGCCTACGTCTTCCGCAGTCACGGCACCGCAAACGGCGCTACGACCCGTCCGGGAGCGAAGCTGACCGACGTCGCTCGCCGTGCCGGCGTCTCGTCCGGCACCGTTTCCAACGTCCTCAATCGCCCGGACGCTGTGGCGGAGCCGACCCGGCTGAAGGTTCTGGAGGCCATTACCGATCTCGGGTACGTCCGGAACGCGGGATCGGGGGAGTTGGCTGCACATTGGCGACGCTCCGGATTCGCCACCTGGCTCTTCCAGCCAGCCGTCACCGGACGGTACCCCGGGCGCGGTAATCAGCAGGAGCACCCGGTGCCCGTGGTCGCTGAGCCTTGGCCCGGGATTCCGGCACGCGGGCGAGGAGCCTCCAAGAGGGCTGAGGCGTGCTGGGTGCCGATCGCTCCGGGGCTGACACCGCACGGGCTGCGCCATACGCACAAGACCCTCATGAGAGAAGTGGGGACCCCGCCGAAGCTCATGGACGAACGCATGGGCCACGAGGACGGTTCCGTGCAGTCCCGCTATGACCACATCACGTCCGGGATGCGGCAGACGCTGATGACTGCGCTCACCGGGATGTGGGAGGAAGCGCTGGACGCGCGCCGGGCGATGAGCCCCGGCTCGCCCGTTGCTGTCCTCGACGCGCTACTGAAGGCTCGCCGGTAG
- a CDS encoding ATP-binding protein produces the protein MADDEKTPAREVITDYAQAHFRYFRTPDGTVYAQRKGHPVARPIRSQGTTGSHRQELMVGLFKDGYGVFNGTALKEALDLIEALALSEDVQSVNIRVAPGFDGATWLDLGRDDGQSVRIHPTGWDIAVPDPREVCWRRTQLTGELPLPAKDTNGKGIDLLLRLCNFATAETECLAIAWLIGCLEPSVPVPAPFLTGPQGAGKSTGGRMLIRIVEGMSGDLRRAPKDEENLVAAVAAGWVTALDNLSHMTPELSDAMCCIVTGIENVKRALFTDGDVYRIGYRRPLLLTGIDVGVIRPDLAERLLPLRLERPKVRRTEAELWADYAEALPTVLGSLLDLTVKVRAVEAETPTDLRMADFARLCAQLDAATGLGALTAYRASLDDLNDDVIEGDLLAQIVLRHADTLTPGTAQRMTSTEWLHLLSTLYSSDEPRPLPKGWPTTGKVLSDRLKRLQPTLAARGVLIDSGRTKAGRYLEMTRTVAPALLPHEQTRAF, from the coding sequence CAGGCGCACTTCCGGTACTTCCGCACCCCCGACGGCACCGTGTACGCGCAGCGGAAAGGCCACCCCGTAGCCCGCCCGATCCGCTCACAGGGCACCACGGGCAGCCACCGCCAGGAACTCATGGTCGGCCTGTTCAAGGACGGATACGGCGTGTTCAACGGGACCGCGCTCAAGGAGGCGTTGGACTTGATCGAAGCACTCGCGCTGAGCGAGGACGTGCAGTCCGTGAACATCCGCGTCGCCCCGGGCTTTGACGGGGCGACTTGGCTGGACCTGGGCCGCGACGACGGGCAGTCCGTGCGCATCCACCCCACCGGCTGGGACATCGCCGTCCCCGACCCGCGCGAGGTGTGCTGGCGCCGCACCCAGCTCACTGGGGAACTGCCCCTGCCGGCCAAGGACACGAACGGCAAGGGCATCGACCTCCTGCTCCGCCTGTGCAATTTCGCCACCGCGGAAACCGAGTGCCTGGCCATCGCCTGGCTCATCGGCTGCCTGGAGCCGTCTGTACCGGTCCCCGCGCCGTTCCTCACCGGGCCGCAGGGCGCCGGCAAGTCCACCGGAGGCCGCATGCTCATCAGGATCGTGGAAGGCATGAGCGGCGACCTGCGACGGGCGCCGAAGGACGAGGAGAACCTGGTCGCAGCGGTCGCGGCAGGATGGGTGACCGCCCTGGACAACCTCTCCCACATGACCCCGGAACTCTCCGACGCGATGTGCTGCATCGTCACCGGCATCGAGAACGTCAAGCGCGCCCTGTTCACCGACGGGGACGTATACCGCATCGGATACCGCCGCCCCCTGCTCCTCACAGGCATCGACGTCGGCGTCATCCGCCCCGACCTCGCCGAACGACTCCTGCCCCTGCGGCTGGAACGCCCCAAGGTCCGGCGCACCGAAGCGGAACTGTGGGCCGACTACGCGGAAGCCCTACCCACCGTCCTCGGCTCCCTGCTAGACCTCACCGTCAAGGTCCGAGCCGTCGAAGCGGAAACCCCGACCGATCTGCGGATGGCGGACTTCGCGCGCCTGTGCGCACAGCTCGACGCCGCGACCGGTCTCGGGGCTCTCACCGCCTACCGGGCCAGCCTGGACGACCTCAACGACGACGTCATCGAGGGCGACCTCCTCGCACAGATCGTCCTCAGGCACGCCGACACCCTCACCCCGGGAACGGCGCAGCGGATGACCTCCACAGAATGGCTGCACCTCCTCAGCACCCTCTACAGCAGCGACGAGCCGCGTCCCCTGCCCAAGGGCTGGCCCACCACCGGCAAAGTCCTCTCCGACCGCCTCAAGCGCCTCCAACCCACCCTCGCCGCCCGGGGCGTCCTCATCGACTCGGGCCGCACCAAGGCGGGCCGCTACCTCGAAATGACCCGCACGGTCGCCCCGGCCCTGCTTCCGCACGAGCAGACGCGGGCGTTCTGA
- a CDS encoding FG-GAP-like repeat-containing protein produces MSNIRPRATLTSTLLAAAVVSSVLTGTGAQAVTGTPAADNVYAFTAKIEIGDEDSRRACTGALVDARWVLTAASCFTTSDTELAPGKPAEKTIATIGRSDLSATTGGHVSEIVDLVPRAGRDLVMARLATPATGITPVAMATTPAAGADTLTVAGYGRTKTEWAPLKLHTGSFTVNTVSDTDVNVAGKTASDVICMGDTGAPLLRNNNGKPELVAVSSHSWQGGCFGQDAAETRTDAIAARADNIKLGSTLTAGQQLLPGDSLVSASARLTMQTDGDLVIASNAGKTLWSTATAGNPGATARFDASGNLIVRSAADTTTLWESKTAAAGGQAVLTDRGNLVVYNTQNQSLWSSNTVVRNDINGDGRSDIGAWYDFTAGSDATYTFFGKGDNGTLSAPYKSYAAPVGEWDARYMKFVSGDFNGDGRSDMAMLRGYSDASVKAFVALGKTDGGFATPVQAWSSPAGGPFHYSYMTPQAGDFDGDGRDDMAVWYAGADGTTKLHTFTTKTNGTFNAPVASWSAPAGTWLRSSTKFVTGDFNGDGREELGVYYDQGGNGMKTYVFTTQPGGTFASPTTWWNTAALKWDQAIPQAGDFNGDGHDDTLIWYDYADGSDKTSTMLFEKVDGQNKFGSATLTLNSAGGLDVKRLQMTTGDYNGDGRDDLAIMNHQTDDVVKMWTWTARPDALFNGGQAGWASNPGAWVYASTKLVNTYHTGN; encoded by the coding sequence GTGTCCAACATTCGCCCGCGCGCCACGCTGACGAGCACCCTGCTCGCCGCAGCCGTCGTCTCCAGTGTCCTCACCGGCACCGGCGCCCAGGCCGTCACCGGCACCCCCGCCGCCGACAACGTCTACGCGTTCACCGCGAAGATCGAGATCGGTGACGAAGACAGCAGGCGCGCCTGCACCGGCGCACTCGTCGACGCCCGCTGGGTCCTGACCGCCGCCTCGTGCTTCACCACCAGTGACACTGAGCTCGCGCCCGGCAAGCCCGCCGAGAAGACCATCGCCACCATCGGCCGCAGCGACCTGTCCGCCACCACCGGCGGCCACGTCAGCGAGATCGTCGACCTCGTGCCCCGCGCCGGCCGCGACCTGGTCATGGCCCGCCTCGCGACTCCGGCAACCGGCATCACCCCTGTCGCCATGGCCACCACCCCGGCCGCCGGCGCAGACACCCTGACGGTCGCCGGATACGGCCGCACCAAGACTGAATGGGCACCCCTCAAGCTCCACACGGGCTCGTTCACCGTCAATACAGTCAGCGACACGGACGTGAATGTCGCGGGCAAGACCGCGAGCGACGTCATCTGCATGGGCGACACCGGAGCCCCGCTCCTGCGCAACAACAACGGGAAGCCCGAGCTCGTCGCCGTCAGCAGCCACTCGTGGCAGGGCGGATGCTTCGGCCAGGACGCGGCCGAGACCCGCACCGACGCCATCGCCGCGCGTGCGGACAACATCAAGCTCGGCTCGACCCTGACCGCCGGCCAGCAGCTGCTGCCCGGTGACAGCCTCGTCTCCGCCAGCGCCCGCCTTACCATGCAGACCGACGGTGACCTGGTCATCGCGTCCAACGCCGGCAAGACCCTGTGGTCCACCGCCACCGCGGGCAACCCGGGTGCCACCGCCCGCTTCGACGCCAGCGGCAACCTGATCGTCCGCAGCGCCGCCGACACGACGACTCTCTGGGAGTCCAAGACGGCCGCCGCCGGCGGCCAGGCAGTCCTGACCGACCGCGGCAACCTGGTCGTCTACAACACCCAGAACCAGTCTCTGTGGTCCAGCAACACCGTCGTCCGCAACGACATCAACGGCGACGGCCGCAGCGACATCGGCGCCTGGTACGACTTCACCGCCGGCTCGGACGCCACCTACACCTTCTTCGGCAAGGGCGACAACGGCACACTCAGCGCACCGTACAAGTCCTACGCCGCCCCCGTGGGCGAGTGGGATGCGAGGTACATGAAGTTCGTCTCCGGCGACTTCAACGGCGACGGCCGCAGCGACATGGCCATGCTGCGCGGCTACAGCGACGCCAGCGTAAAGGCCTTCGTCGCCCTCGGCAAGACCGACGGCGGTTTCGCCACCCCCGTCCAGGCCTGGAGCTCCCCCGCAGGCGGTCCGTTCCACTACAGCTACATGACCCCGCAGGCCGGTGACTTCGACGGCGACGGCCGCGACGACATGGCCGTCTGGTACGCCGGAGCCGACGGCACCACCAAGCTGCACACCTTCACCACCAAGACCAACGGCACCTTCAACGCCCCCGTCGCCTCCTGGTCCGCACCCGCCGGCACCTGGCTGCGCAGCAGCACGAAGTTCGTCACCGGCGACTTCAACGGCGACGGCCGCGAAGAGCTGGGCGTGTACTACGACCAGGGCGGCAACGGGATGAAGACCTACGTCTTCACCACCCAGCCGGGCGGTACCTTCGCCAGCCCCACGACGTGGTGGAACACCGCCGCCCTCAAGTGGGATCAGGCCATCCCGCAGGCCGGCGACTTCAACGGCGACGGCCACGACGACACCCTGATCTGGTACGACTACGCCGACGGCAGCGACAAGACCAGCACCATGCTGTTCGAGAAGGTCGACGGCCAGAACAAGTTCGGCTCCGCCACGCTCACCCTCAACAGCGCCGGCGGCCTGGACGTCAAGCGCCTGCAGATGACGACCGGCGACTACAACGGCGACGGCCGCGACGACCTCGCCATCATGAACCACCAGACGGACGACGTCGTGAAAATGTGGACCTGGACCGCCCGGCCCGACGCCCTCTTCAACGGTGGCCAGGCCGGCTGGGCGTCCAACCCCGGCGCCTGGGTCTACGCCTCCACCAAGCTCGTCAACACCTACCACACCGGCAACTAG
- a CDS encoding ALF repeat-containing protein, with the protein MAARSTCATVLSAAMLTGLLGTAPAFAAEGDEAGVPVLSHRELAVDSWIYGGVGVKEAAERALLGTDEDVQEFLEGKGALQLADDRVDASRVLNAGGPAVREAAKTALQSGKPEALQAFLKDGWKAPHQQDQRVEVSRVVNLGGIGVQDAGKAALNGTPGEVEKFLKSGQFTAREADDRVQLSKIINTGGPNVKAAGKLALQGTYDDIVEFLEVGQFVARNRDQEHATIAQLTEQAKQSGKLAEDATKSAQEASARAIAAAELAKQAAAKAASETAAAKDDATRAAVKSKQAAAAARAAADAAQTAIGAANAANRSARIAALAAAQTANAAAAAADAANRAYNAAIAAGKDKDQAANATAQAKAARTAANLATQSGIAAQQASAASLAAATAAAASRSASGNANLAADAADEAAGHADAAGASSAEARAAAAETRRHANEANRAATAAETLARKSATAALEARDAANSAAAHANNAAAAAEEAAAHAGEAADQAAEATKQANAAKVAAEAASDAVETAQETFDIARETEAEELATRTAAGIEHAKSRKSIAETFTTEVSGTVVEGQAIEDDTRALAAEAAQPGADVTAIAAKGRKVALRALKHFGSWRQEAAVRALSGSDEDVLEYLRTGWQQAQQDETRQQVADVASNSPYASVRTAATQALAGTDQQIADFYSTGQYQAGLADYRVLVSQIHNTGETGIKEKAEAALADGSAQALLAFINSGQYTARNADERVAASQLVNTGGPEVKAAATIALTGPADQLHQFVENGQYMAERKDNLADTHIAQVQRLIAEGQYIAAKAQENRWLAAKAAADARQASGEAQAAAAEAQNQATRASGYAADADKAADSAETSAAQAKQSATTARNAANRAEQDAIAAEESAAQAEFSARYARSSAVMADEAATDARESALAAGKSAEEAKSLAKQAWADVVKKREAEEAAARRAAEEARKQQREAESKPPCYLHPTRDTLPLCALAGQPLETPPIDPVLKEIVWSATGLNDAKDCFKDPGLSKCAMFAMAFLPVGKAKGLKNALETVEDAAQASRLRTFPGAIADAKHLDEMAANGIKFNRAEVIATARTADGRIVFLEMGNSKAGLRHVMKHGDEFTRAGISDDEIPSFVVKAVSEGKIVGHQGSGTGRPIYEVVYNGKNHKVAVTTGSNGFIVGANMRGSGS; encoded by the coding sequence GTGGCCGCGCGCAGCACATGCGCCACGGTGCTGTCCGCCGCAATGCTAACGGGGTTGCTGGGAACAGCGCCCGCGTTTGCCGCCGAGGGCGACGAGGCCGGCGTGCCGGTCTTGTCGCATCGGGAACTGGCAGTCGACTCCTGGATATACGGCGGTGTGGGTGTCAAGGAGGCTGCCGAACGGGCGCTTCTTGGCACCGATGAGGACGTCCAGGAGTTCCTCGAGGGCAAGGGCGCCCTGCAGCTTGCCGATGACCGTGTGGATGCCAGCCGTGTTCTCAATGCGGGTGGCCCGGCGGTACGTGAGGCGGCCAAGACTGCCCTCCAGTCCGGTAAGCCGGAGGCGCTGCAGGCGTTTCTGAAGGACGGCTGGAAGGCGCCGCACCAGCAGGACCAGCGGGTCGAGGTCTCGCGGGTCGTCAACCTGGGCGGCATCGGGGTGCAGGACGCCGGCAAGGCGGCTCTGAACGGCACGCCCGGGGAGGTCGAGAAGTTTCTGAAGTCGGGCCAGTTCACCGCGCGTGAGGCGGACGACCGCGTCCAGCTCTCGAAGATCATCAACACCGGCGGGCCCAATGTGAAGGCGGCGGGCAAGCTCGCGCTGCAGGGCACCTACGACGACATCGTCGAGTTCCTCGAGGTGGGCCAGTTCGTGGCCCGCAACCGTGACCAGGAACACGCCACCATCGCCCAACTGACCGAGCAGGCCAAGCAGTCCGGCAAGCTGGCCGAGGACGCGACCAAGTCCGCCCAGGAAGCGTCCGCGCGGGCGATTGCGGCCGCCGAGCTTGCCAAGCAGGCCGCGGCCAAGGCAGCGTCGGAAACCGCGGCGGCCAAGGACGACGCCACGCGCGCCGCCGTCAAGTCCAAGCAGGCCGCCGCCGCCGCCCGGGCCGCAGCCGATGCGGCGCAGACGGCCATCGGCGCGGCCAATGCCGCCAACCGCTCCGCGAGGATCGCCGCACTGGCCGCAGCCCAGACCGCGAACGCGGCCGCGGCCGCCGCGGATGCCGCCAACCGCGCCTACAACGCAGCCATCGCCGCGGGCAAGGACAAGGACCAGGCCGCCAACGCGACCGCCCAGGCCAAGGCCGCCCGCACGGCAGCGAACCTGGCTACCCAGTCCGGCATCGCCGCCCAGCAGGCCAGCGCTGCCTCCCTGGCCGCCGCTACCGCGGCCGCCGCGTCCAGGAGCGCGAGCGGTAACGCGAACCTCGCCGCCGACGCCGCCGACGAGGCCGCCGGCCATGCGGATGCCGCCGGGGCGTCCTCGGCCGAGGCCCGGGCCGCCGCGGCGGAGACCCGCCGGCACGCCAACGAGGCCAACCGGGCCGCCACGGCTGCGGAGACCCTGGCCCGCAAGTCCGCCACCGCTGCCCTGGAGGCGCGCGACGCCGCGAACTCGGCAGCCGCGCACGCCAACAACGCGGCCGCCGCCGCCGAGGAAGCCGCCGCACACGCCGGGGAGGCCGCCGACCAGGCCGCGGAGGCCACCAAGCAGGCCAACGCTGCGAAGGTCGCCGCCGAGGCAGCGAGCGATGCCGTGGAGACCGCGCAGGAGACCTTCGACATCGCCCGGGAGACCGAGGCGGAAGAACTCGCCACCCGCACCGCTGCAGGCATCGAACACGCCAAGTCCCGAAAGTCCATCGCAGAGACCTTCACCACCGAGGTCTCCGGCACCGTGGTGGAGGGCCAGGCGATCGAGGACGACACCCGCGCACTGGCCGCCGAGGCCGCTCAGCCCGGTGCCGACGTTACGGCCATTGCCGCCAAGGGCCGCAAGGTGGCGCTGCGTGCGCTGAAGCACTTCGGCTCCTGGCGCCAGGAAGCCGCCGTCCGGGCCCTGTCCGGCAGTGACGAGGACGTGCTGGAGTACCTGCGTACCGGATGGCAGCAGGCCCAGCAGGACGAGACTCGCCAGCAGGTCGCCGACGTCGCATCCAACAGCCCCTACGCCTCCGTCCGCACCGCAGCCACCCAGGCACTCGCGGGCACCGATCAGCAAATCGCCGACTTCTACAGCACCGGCCAGTACCAGGCCGGACTCGCCGACTACCGCGTGCTCGTCTCGCAGATCCACAACACCGGCGAAACGGGAATCAAGGAGAAGGCCGAGGCTGCCCTCGCCGACGGCAGCGCCCAGGCACTGCTCGCCTTCATCAACAGCGGCCAGTACACCGCGCGCAACGCCGACGAACGAGTAGCCGCCAGCCAGCTGGTCAACACCGGCGGCCCGGAGGTGAAGGCCGCCGCCACGATCGCCCTGACCGGACCGGCCGACCAACTGCACCAGTTCGTCGAGAACGGCCAGTACATGGCCGAACGCAAGGACAACCTGGCCGACACCCACATCGCCCAGGTCCAGCGCCTCATCGCCGAAGGCCAGTACATCGCGGCCAAGGCCCAGGAGAACCGATGGCTCGCCGCCAAAGCCGCAGCCGACGCCAGGCAAGCCTCCGGCGAAGCACAAGCAGCCGCCGCCGAAGCACAAAACCAAGCCACCCGCGCTAGCGGGTACGCCGCCGACGCCGACAAGGCCGCCGACAGCGCCGAAACCAGCGCCGCCCAAGCCAAGCAGTCCGCCACCACCGCCCGCAACGCCGCCAACAGGGCCGAACAAGACGCAATCGCCGCCGAGGAATCCGCCGCCCAGGCAGAATTCTCCGCCCGCTACGCACGCTCCTCTGCAGTCATGGCCGATGAGGCGGCGACCGACGCACGCGAATCCGCGTTGGCCGCAGGCAAGAGCGCCGAGGAAGCAAAGAGCCTCGCGAAGCAGGCCTGGGCGGACGTAGTCAAGAAGCGCGAGGCCGAAGAGGCTGCAGCGCGCCGCGCGGCGGAAGAAGCACGCAAGCAGCAACGCGAAGCAGAGAGCAAGCCACCCTGCTATCTCCACCCCACCAGAGACACCCTCCCCCTCTGCGCACTCGCCGGACAGCCCCTCGAAACCCCTCCGATCGATCCCGTTCTCAAGGAGATCGTCTGGAGCGCCACCGGCCTCAACGACGCCAAGGACTGCTTCAAGGACCCCGGCCTCAGCAAATGCGCCATGTTCGCCATGGCCTTCCTTCCCGTCGGCAAAGCCAAGGGCCTAAAGAACGCATTGGAAACGGTCGAGGATGCGGCACAGGCATCACGACTCCGGACCTTCCCCGGCGCCATCGCCGACGCCAAGCATCTGGACGAAATGGCAGCAAACGGCATCAAGTTCAACAGAGCAGAAGTGATCGCTACCGCGCGGACTGCTGATGGCCGCATCGTATTCCTTGAAATGGGGAACTCGAAGGCTGGCCTCCGGCACGTAATGAAACACGGCGATGAGTTCACCAGAGCCGGCATCTCCGATGACGAGATCCCGTCCTTCGTTGTCAAGGCCGTCAGCGAAGGAAAGATCGTCGGCCATCAAGGAAGCGGCACGGGTCGGCCGATCTATGAGGTGGTTTACAATGGAAAGAATCATAAGGTGGCTGTAACCACCGGCAGTAATGGGTTCATCGTGGGCGCGAACATGAGGGGTTCGGGATCGTGA